GGGGTAAGGAGCTGCCAGGATCAGTGCTGTGTCCGTCATATGCAGGAGGAGGGTGAAGTCCCAGCCAGCGCTTTCCAGAAGGCACCAGAGCCCTTGGGCCCGGAGGACCAGTCCGAGCTGGGCCCAGAGCAGCTGGAGGCCGAAGTTGGAGAGAGCTCGGACGAGGAGCCGGTGGAGTCCAGGGCCCAGCGGCTGCGGCGCACCGGATTGCAGAAGGTACAGAGCCTCCGAAGGGCCCTTTCGGGCCGGAAAGGCCCTGCAGCGCCACCGCCCACCCCGGTCAAGCCGCCTCGCCTTGGGCCTGGCCGGAGCGCTGAAGCCCAGCTGGAAGCCCAGCCTGAGCTGGAGCCCATGCTGGTGCTGGAGCCAGAGCCTCCGCAGGACACCGAGGAAGATCCCAGGAGACCTGGGGATGCCAAAGAAGTTCCGCTCCAAATAGAGAGTGCAGCCTGAGGGCTGGTGTTGCCTGTCTCCCCTGTGCTTGTGCCTTGTCCTAAAATAAATCCTTTCAGAATGTAGCACTCACGCCCTAATAAGGAGCGAATCCTGCATCCACCAAGGCGGGCGCTCTGGCCCTCCCTTCCTTAAGCCCAGTCCTGTGTCCTCTGAAAGAGGTGCAGCCACTCACACCTGCTTGCCCTCACCATCAATAAAAGTAATTTCACCCGAACCAGACTCCGTGAGAAGGGATGGGGAAGCAGTTGGATGTGGGAAGGCAGTTACAAGGAATAAGACAAATGTTAGAACCTGGAATCATTGTACGATTTCTCCAGTTTCCACGGAGTCCTGGGTTCTAGACTCTAGTGACATATAGAAATATCCTTCTGACCACTTGCTCTTTAAACTTTCCTCATGGGAACACacagttgcaatttttttttttaaagcatcgaGTACAGTCCTTTCTGTAGTTGCTTACTAAGTGTCAACTAATGGTTTTCCTCTTAGTCTTTTCTTCCTTTAGCACCTCCTAAAACTTGGGTTTTCCAGTATTCCTTTCTTGGCCCTTTTTTTACTCTGGGTACTTTTCGGCTGACATTCATGCCTAGGCCTCCCCTACCAGCTGCATACACCTCATACCCCTGTCTTGAGCTGCAGTTGAAAAGTACTTCAAAAGTAGCAAGTATCTTCTACCTTTTAAATTCCATTTCATTCAATAgccatttactgaacacctactatgtggcaGGCCCTACTAGGTATGGTTCAGAATATTTCCCCCTCTTGTGTTTTCTTTACCGATGAATGGTACCGTCATCCACAGAGAAACTTGGGAGTCCTTGTTGGCTCAAGGACTTTCTCTCATCCCCCTCCCACATGGAAACAGCTATTCTATTGAT
This portion of the Macaca mulatta isolate MMU2019108-1 chromosome 14, T2T-MMU8v2.0, whole genome shotgun sequence genome encodes:
- the CAVIN3 gene encoding caveolae-associated protein 3 → MRESALEPGPVPEAPAGGPVHAVTVVTLLEKLASMLETLRERQGGLARRQGGLAGSVRRIQSGLGALSRSHDTTSNTLAQLLAKAERVSSHANAAQERAVRRAAQVQRLEANHGLLVARGKLHVLLFKEEGEVPASAFQKAPEPLGPEDQSELGPEQLEAEVGESSDEEPVESRAQRLRRTGLQKVQSLRRALSGRKGPAAPPPTPVKPPRLGPGRSAEAQLEAQPELEPMLVLEPEPPQDTEEDPRRPGDAKEVPLQIESAA